From the Lysobacter sp. FW306-1B-D06B genome, one window contains:
- a CDS encoding class I SAM-dependent methyltransferase, translating to MSSNSSSCSDFPYLHGFSATEQARLVKQARLAESTIFHDIDYSGARRLLEVGSGVGAQTEILLRRFPDLQVTCVDLNEAQLAAARANLGAMPWIEGRYELHRADATNLPFEPRSFDGAFLCWVLEHVPSPSRVLNEVRRVLAPGSPVYITEVMNSSFLLDPYSPNVWRYWMAFNDFQYDSGGDPFVGAKLGNLLLAGGFRDVTTQVKTFYFDNREPARRKTMIAFWEELLLSAAEQLIAAGKVTPDVVEGMRRELHQVQNDPNAVFFYAFVQARAVVY from the coding sequence ATGTCCTCCAATTCGTCGTCCTGCTCCGACTTCCCCTACCTGCACGGCTTCTCGGCGACCGAACAGGCACGCCTGGTGAAGCAGGCCAGACTCGCCGAATCGACGATCTTCCACGACATCGACTACAGCGGCGCACGACGCCTGCTGGAGGTCGGCAGCGGCGTCGGTGCGCAGACGGAAATCCTGCTGCGCCGGTTCCCGGACCTGCAGGTGACCTGCGTCGACCTCAACGAAGCGCAACTCGCCGCCGCTCGCGCGAATCTCGGCGCGATGCCGTGGATCGAGGGCCGCTACGAACTCCACCGCGCCGACGCCACCAACCTGCCCTTCGAGCCGCGCAGTTTCGACGGCGCGTTCCTGTGCTGGGTGCTGGAACACGTGCCTTCGCCCTCGCGCGTGCTCAACGAGGTGCGCCGCGTACTGGCGCCGGGATCGCCGGTGTACATCACCGAGGTGATGAACTCCTCCTTCCTGCTCGATCCGTACTCGCCCAACGTGTGGCGCTACTGGATGGCCTTCAACGATTTCCAGTACGACAGCGGCGGCGATCCGTTCGTTGGCGCCAAGCTGGGCAACCTGCTGCTGGCCGGCGGTTTCCGTGACGTGACCACGCAGGTGAAGACCTTCTACTTCGACAACCGCGAACCTGCGCGCCGCAAGACCATGATCGCTTTCTGGGAGGAACTGCTGCTGTCGGCGGCCGAGCAGCTGATCGCCGCCGGGAAGGTCACGCCGGACGTGGTGGAGGGCATGCGTCGCGAACTGCATCAGGTGCAGAACGATCCGAACGCGGTGTTCTTCTATGCCTTCGTGCAGGCTCGCGCCGTAGTGTATTGA
- a CDS encoding nucleoside transporter C-terminal domain-containing protein: MEAITRVAFGLFGLAVLIGIAWLFSNNKRRVDWKLVVTGVSLQVAFAALVLLVPGGKDVFDAIGHGFVKVLSFVGEGSKFIFGSLMDVNTYGFIFAFQVLPTIIFFAALMGVLYHLGVMQAVVRGMAWVITKVMRVSGAETTSVCASVFIGQTEAPLTVRPYIPKMTESELITMMIGGMAHIAGGVLAAYVGMLGGGDPEQQAFYAKHLLAASIMAAPATLVIAKILVPETGEPLTRGTVKMEVEKNTANIIDAAAAGAGDGLRLALNIGAMLLAFIALIALVNWPLTWIGDVTGISAAIGKPFDLATIFGYVLAPLAWVIGTPWQDASTVGSLIGQKVVINEFVAYLQLADIVNGKVAGVTLTDQGRLIATYALCGFANFSSIAIQIGGIGGLAPERRQDLARFGLRAVLGGSIATFMTATIAGVLTWFGS; this comes from the coding sequence GTGGAAGCCATTACCCGGGTGGCCTTTGGCCTGTTTGGTCTTGCGGTGCTCATCGGCATCGCGTGGCTGTTCTCGAACAACAAGCGTCGCGTGGACTGGAAGCTCGTCGTCACCGGCGTGAGCCTGCAGGTCGCCTTCGCGGCGCTCGTGCTGCTGGTGCCGGGCGGCAAGGATGTCTTCGACGCCATCGGCCACGGCTTCGTGAAGGTGCTCAGCTTCGTTGGCGAAGGCTCGAAGTTCATCTTCGGCAGCCTGATGGACGTGAACACCTACGGCTTCATCTTCGCCTTCCAGGTGCTGCCGACGATCATCTTCTTCGCCGCGCTGATGGGCGTGCTGTACCACCTGGGCGTGATGCAGGCGGTCGTGCGCGGCATGGCGTGGGTGATCACCAAGGTGATGCGCGTGTCCGGTGCGGAAACCACCAGCGTCTGCGCCAGCGTCTTCATCGGCCAGACCGAGGCGCCGCTGACGGTGCGTCCGTACATCCCGAAGATGACCGAGTCGGAGCTGATCACGATGATGATCGGCGGCATGGCGCACATCGCCGGCGGCGTGCTCGCCGCGTACGTGGGCATGCTGGGCGGTGGCGATCCGGAGCAGCAGGCGTTCTACGCCAAGCACCTGCTGGCGGCCTCGATCATGGCCGCACCCGCGACGCTGGTCATCGCCAAGATCCTCGTGCCCGAAACCGGCGAACCGCTGACGCGCGGCACGGTGAAGATGGAAGTGGAGAAGAACACCGCCAACATCATCGACGCCGCCGCGGCCGGTGCCGGCGACGGCCTGCGCCTGGCGCTGAACATCGGTGCGATGCTGCTGGCCTTCATCGCGCTGATCGCGCTGGTCAACTGGCCGCTGACCTGGATCGGCGACGTCACCGGCATCTCGGCCGCGATCGGCAAGCCGTTCGACCTGGCGACGATCTTCGGCTATGTGCTCGCGCCGCTGGCCTGGGTGATCGGCACGCCGTGGCAGGACGCGTCCACCGTGGGCAGCCTGATCGGCCAGAAGGTCGTCATCAATGAGTTCGTGGCGTACCTGCAACTGGCCGACATCGTCAACGGCAAGGTCGCCGGCGTCACGCTGACCGACCAGGGTCGACTCATCGCCACCTACGCGCTGTGCGGCTTCGCCAACTTCAGCTCGATCGCGATCCAGATCGGCGGCATCGGCGGACTCGCGCCGGAGCGTCGCCAGGACCTGGCGCGCTTCGGCTTGCGCGCAGTGCTGGGCGGTTCGATCGCGACGTTCATGACCGCGACGATCGCCGGCGTGCTGACCTGGTTCGGTAGCTGA
- the dusB gene encoding tRNA dihydrouridine synthase DusB, with amino-acid sequence MSALSFRIGPHEVAPRVVLAPMAGVTDKPFRILCKQMGAGLCVSEMTTSDPRFWKTAKSRHRMDHDGEPAPISVQIAGTVPEVMAEAARYNVDHGAQIVDINMGCPAKKVCNAWAGSALMREPELVARILEAVVNAVDVPVTLKIRTGWAADQRNALQIARIAQNAGIAALAVHGRTRDQQYTGMAEYDTIAEVKAALTIPVFANGDIDSPHKAAQVLAYTGCDAVLIGRAAQGRPWIFREIAHYLEHGETLAEPTLAEVRDVLLGHLAHLHAFYGEVSGVRIARKHLGWYAKDRPENAAFRAVVNRAETAEAQSQLTRDYFDALIAGVQPLGVAA; translated from the coding sequence ATGTCCGCCCTCTCCTTCCGCATCGGTCCCCACGAGGTCGCCCCGCGCGTCGTGCTCGCGCCGATGGCGGGCGTGACCGACAAACCGTTCCGCATCCTGTGCAAGCAGATGGGCGCGGGGCTGTGCGTGTCCGAGATGACCACGTCCGACCCGCGCTTCTGGAAGACCGCCAAGTCGCGCCACCGCATGGACCACGACGGCGAACCGGCGCCGATCAGCGTGCAGATCGCCGGCACGGTGCCGGAGGTGATGGCCGAGGCCGCTCGCTACAACGTCGATCACGGCGCGCAGATCGTCGACATCAACATGGGCTGCCCGGCGAAGAAGGTCTGCAATGCCTGGGCGGGCTCGGCGCTGATGCGCGAACCGGAGCTGGTGGCGCGCATCCTCGAGGCCGTCGTGAACGCCGTGGACGTGCCGGTGACGTTGAAGATCCGCACCGGCTGGGCCGCCGACCAGCGCAACGCGTTGCAGATCGCGCGCATCGCGCAGAACGCCGGCATCGCCGCATTGGCCGTGCATGGCCGCACGCGCGACCAGCAGTACACCGGCATGGCCGAGTACGACACCATCGCCGAGGTGAAGGCCGCGCTGACGATTCCCGTCTTCGCCAACGGCGACATCGACTCCCCGCACAAGGCCGCGCAAGTGCTCGCCTACACCGGCTGCGACGCGGTGCTGATCGGACGCGCGGCGCAGGGACGGCCGTGGATCTTCCGCGAGATCGCGCACTACCTCGAACACGGTGAAACACTGGCCGAACCCACGCTTGCGGAAGTGCGCGACGTGCTGCTCGGCCACCTGGCGCACCTGCACGCGTTCTACGGCGAGGTGTCCGGCGTGCGCATCGCGCGCAAGCACCTGGGCTGGTACGCCAAGGACCGCCCGGAGAATGCCGCGTTCCGCGCCGTGGTGAATCGTGCGGAGACGGCGGAAGCACAGTCGCAGTTGACCCGCGATTACTTCGATGCGCTGATCGCGGGTGTGCAGCCGCTGGGCGTCGCCGCGTAA
- a CDS encoding TonB-dependent receptor — protein MPRRHLLASALLAALVAPVAHAADEATDIDRVTVSASTSRIPDSEAALPNTITVIDQAQLQQQLALTQDISQVLANLIPSFAPSRQKLTNSGETLRGRKPLYLVDGVPQSTPLREGGRDGHTIDPSMIERIEVIHGANALQGLGASGGIINIITKRAPRQDGETFQDVSVAASTALPHESDSTGYRASYLLGTRRGAFDFVGGASYASEGLYYDGDGRSIAVNDVQGDLMDSESYNLFAKAGWNFDDEHRLQLSANRYDLQGDNNYHSVNAVICPTGPRVPCVPSTSARGGSEGEGPRNRSTSVSLDYTDKSLAGGYLQAQLYWVDFEALYGGSYWGDFWGDGRDPDWFDQSQNLSEKLGGKFSWSRGDLFGLRLRATVGLDVGRDTTSQELVVAGIDWVPGTKYESWSPFVQLEWWLTDSVMLAGGLRHERGKLEVDDYYTIPDQRLTPGIHGRRYFVTGGSPETSETLPNVGAVWEATDTLKLYASYSEGYTVADIGRVLRAITQPNQRVDNLVDLQPVIADNQEIGLDYDDGRWLAHLAVYRSDSDLGSRLAFDNATQTYNVVRERTEIEGFEGSVAYRFTDATRVGLAYAQTDGRYDSNGDDRVDSDLPGINVSPDRATMFWEQTWTPAMSTRLQASHAFDRDFDLRGQTLPDDFEGYTTVDLQARFQLPVGGLNVGIENLFGEQYITYNSQTTYQRNLATQRLDTYTAGRGRVLTVGWAHRF, from the coding sequence ATGCCCCGTCGCCACCTTCTCGCCAGCGCGCTGCTGGCTGCCCTTGTCGCGCCCGTTGCCCACGCCGCCGATGAGGCCACCGACATCGATCGCGTCACCGTCTCCGCCAGCACCAGCCGCATCCCCGATTCCGAGGCCGCGCTGCCCAATACGATCACCGTGATCGACCAGGCGCAGCTGCAACAACAGCTCGCACTGACGCAGGACATCTCGCAGGTGCTGGCCAACCTGATCCCGTCGTTCGCACCGTCGCGCCAGAAGCTGACCAACAGCGGCGAGACGCTGCGCGGCCGCAAGCCGCTGTACCTGGTCGACGGCGTGCCGCAATCCACGCCGCTGCGCGAGGGCGGTCGCGATGGCCACACCATCGATCCGTCGATGATCGAGCGCATCGAGGTCATCCACGGCGCCAACGCGCTGCAGGGCCTGGGCGCTTCGGGCGGCATCATCAACATCATCACCAAGCGCGCGCCACGCCAGGACGGCGAGACGTTCCAGGACGTCTCCGTCGCCGCCAGCACCGCGCTGCCGCATGAAAGCGACAGCACGGGCTACCGCGCCTCGTACCTGCTGGGCACGCGCCGCGGCGCGTTCGACTTCGTCGGTGGCGCGTCCTACGCCAGCGAAGGCCTGTACTACGACGGCGACGGGCGCTCCATCGCCGTGAACGACGTGCAGGGCGACCTGATGGACTCGGAGAGCTACAACCTCTTCGCCAAGGCCGGATGGAACTTCGACGACGAGCATCGCCTGCAGCTCAGTGCCAACCGCTACGACCTGCAGGGCGACAACAACTACCACTCCGTCAACGCCGTGATCTGCCCCACCGGCCCGCGGGTTCCGTGCGTGCCTTCGACGTCGGCGCGCGGCGGCAGCGAGGGCGAAGGTCCGCGCAACCGTTCCACGTCCGTCTCGCTGGACTACACCGACAAGTCCCTCGCCGGCGGCTACCTGCAGGCGCAGCTGTACTGGGTGGATTTCGAAGCCCTGTACGGTGGCAGTTACTGGGGCGACTTCTGGGGTGACGGCCGCGATCCGGACTGGTTCGATCAGTCGCAGAACCTCTCCGAGAAGCTCGGCGGCAAGTTCAGCTGGTCGCGCGGCGACCTGTTCGGGTTGCGCCTGCGCGCCACCGTCGGCCTGGACGTGGGCCGTGACACCACCTCGCAGGAGCTGGTCGTCGCCGGCATCGACTGGGTTCCGGGAACCAAGTACGAGTCGTGGTCGCCGTTCGTGCAGCTGGAGTGGTGGCTCACCGATTCGGTGATGCTCGCCGGCGGTCTGCGCCACGAGCGCGGCAAGCTCGAAGTGGACGATTACTACACCATTCCCGACCAGCGCCTGACGCCCGGCATCCACGGCCGCCGCTATTTCGTCACCGGCGGCTCGCCGGAAACCAGCGAGACCCTGCCGAACGTGGGCGCCGTCTGGGAAGCGACCGATACGCTGAAGCTTTACGCCTCGTACTCGGAGGGTTACACCGTCGCCGACATCGGCCGCGTGCTGCGTGCCATCACACAGCCGAACCAGCGCGTGGACAACCTGGTCGACCTGCAGCCGGTCATCGCCGACAACCAGGAAATCGGCCTGGATTACGACGACGGTCGCTGGCTGGCGCACCTGGCCGTGTACCGGTCGGACTCCGACCTGGGTTCGCGCCTGGCGTTCGACAATGCCACGCAGACCTATAACGTCGTGCGCGAGCGCACGGAGATCGAAGGCTTCGAAGGCAGCGTCGCCTACCGCTTCACCGACGCCACGCGCGTGGGCCTGGCCTACGCGCAGACCGACGGCCGCTACGACAGCAACGGCGACGACCGCGTCGACAGCGACCTGCCCGGCATCAACGTGAGCCCCGACCGGGCGACGATGTTCTGGGAACAGACCTGGACGCCGGCGATGTCCACCCGCCTTCAGGCCAGCCATGCGTTCGACCGCGACTTCGACCTTCGCGGCCAGACGCTGCCGGACGACTTCGAGGGCTACACCACGGTCGATCTGCAGGCGCGCTTCCAGTTGCCGGTCGGCGGGTTGAACGTCGGCATCGAGAACCTGTTCGGCGAGCAGTACATCACCTACAACTCGCAGACGACCTACCAGCGCAACCTCGCCACGCAGCGACTGGACACCTACACCGCCGGGCGCGGCCGTGTGCTCACGGTGGGCTGGGCGCATCGGTTCTAA
- a CDS encoding ribokinase — protein MTPAPANPESRIANHGAKVVVVGSFNVDHVWTVAALPRPGETLSGHYHTGPGGKGFNQATAAVRAGAATTFVCALGDDLGGQLARALAQADGLDLRAHNSEAPTGTAGIYVDGAGRNSIVIGPGANAELSVAFVEEQRNRIAGAQVLLAQLESPLHAIEAAFRAARAAGARTVLNPAPADADVPASLLALADVVTPNETEFCAQLLRHAGERVDATTLASQDDETLHGWCRRLLPHGTVVVTLGAAGCFVSHADTAMHRDAQSHYRVAAAKVQPLDTTGAGDAFNGALSASWARHPDAAFADHLHYANRYAALSTERAGAAASMPRDADVRARFG, from the coding sequence ATGACACCTGCTCCTGCGAATCCCGAATCCCGAATCGCGAATCACGGCGCCAAAGTCGTCGTCGTAGGTTCGTTCAACGTCGACCACGTGTGGACGGTCGCGGCGCTGCCGCGGCCGGGCGAAACGCTCAGCGGCCACTACCACACCGGCCCCGGCGGCAAGGGCTTCAACCAGGCCACCGCGGCGGTGCGCGCGGGCGCGGCGACGACGTTCGTGTGCGCGCTCGGCGACGACCTCGGCGGCCAGCTCGCCCGCGCGCTCGCACAGGCCGACGGCCTGGACCTGCGTGCGCACAACAGCGAGGCGCCCACCGGCACCGCCGGAATCTATGTCGATGGCGCCGGGCGAAACTCCATCGTGATCGGCCCGGGCGCAAACGCGGAGCTTTCGGTGGCGTTCGTTGAAGAACAACGAAATCGAATCGCCGGCGCGCAGGTCCTGCTGGCACAGCTGGAGTCCCCGCTGCACGCGATCGAAGCCGCGTTCCGCGCTGCGCGCGCGGCCGGCGCGCGCACGGTGCTCAATCCGGCGCCGGCCGACGCGGATGTCCCGGCGTCGCTGCTCGCACTGGCGGATGTGGTAACGCCGAACGAAACCGAATTCTGCGCGCAGTTGCTGCGCCATGCCGGCGAGCGCGTGGATGCGACCACGCTTGCTTCGCAGGACGACGAAACCCTGCACGGCTGGTGCCGCCGCCTGCTGCCGCACGGCACCGTCGTGGTGACGCTGGGCGCGGCAGGCTGTTTCGTTTCCCACGCCGACACCGCAATGCACCGCGATGCGCAATCGCACTACCGCGTCGCCGCCGCCAAGGTGCAACCGCTCGACACCACTGGCGCCGGTGACGCATTCAACGGCGCCCTGTCGGCATCGTGGGCGCGCCATCCGGACGCTGCATTCGCGGACCACCTGCACTACGCCAACCGCTACGCCGCGCTCTCGACCGAACGCGCAGGCGCCGCCGCATCCATGCCCCGCGATGCGGACGTGCGGGCGCGCTTCGGCTGA
- a CDS encoding metal-dependent hydrolase produces the protein MDSFTQIVLGAAVAAAIAPPQHRRAALLAGAALGTLPDLDVLPINLITDDPVARMTWHRSFSHSLIVLAFVAWALWAWFRSRGGRVAQSPRRWFWAMQGALLTHPLLDAFTVYGTQLLWPLPFQPVMWSSVFIIDPLYTVWLLAGCLIAWFAREKRIAQPALIVGLALSSLYLGASLLAKQQVERAAGEALAARGLEHAPRFSVPMPFNILLWRVVAMTPEGFVEGERSLVADHGPIRFRDYPSDVAALSQVQSFPAVQRLLWFNRGFMKAQAHDDRLVLSDLRMGAEPDYSFRFAVAKREGDKWREIAPQQLQWPWEAGRRLGAMWQRIWHAPEDATTADTQTPRPGTDATTH, from the coding sequence ATGGACTCCTTCACCCAGATCGTTCTCGGCGCGGCCGTCGCCGCCGCCATCGCGCCGCCGCAGCATCGCCGCGCCGCACTGCTCGCAGGCGCCGCACTCGGTACGCTGCCCGACCTCGACGTCCTGCCGATCAACCTGATCACCGACGATCCGGTCGCGCGCATGACCTGGCATCGCAGCTTCAGCCATTCGCTGATCGTGCTGGCGTTCGTGGCGTGGGCACTGTGGGCCTGGTTCCGTTCGCGAGGCGGGCGCGTCGCGCAGTCGCCGAGGCGCTGGTTCTGGGCGATGCAGGGCGCGTTGCTGACGCACCCGTTGCTGGACGCCTTCACCGTGTACGGCACGCAGTTGCTATGGCCGCTGCCGTTCCAGCCGGTGATGTGGTCGAGCGTGTTCATCATCGACCCGCTCTACACGGTGTGGTTGCTGGCGGGCTGCCTGATCGCGTGGTTCGCTCGCGAGAAGCGCATCGCCCAACCTGCGCTGATCGTCGGACTGGCCTTGAGCTCGCTGTACCTGGGCGCATCGTTGTTGGCCAAGCAGCAAGTGGAGCGGGCCGCCGGAGAAGCCCTGGCCGCGCGCGGCCTGGAGCATGCGCCGCGTTTTTCCGTGCCAATGCCGTTCAACATACTGCTGTGGCGCGTGGTCGCGATGACACCGGAGGGATTCGTCGAAGGCGAGCGCTCCCTGGTGGCCGACCACGGGCCCATTCGCTTTCGCGATTACCCCTCGGACGTGGCCGCGCTGTCGCAGGTGCAGTCGTTTCCCGCCGTGCAGCGATTGCTGTGGTTCAACCGTGGCTTCATGAAGGCGCAGGCGCACGACGACCGGCTGGTGCTGTCGGACCTGCGGATGGGCGCGGAGCCCGATTACAGCTTCCGTTTCGCGGTGGCGAAGCGTGAAGGGGACAAGTGGCGCGAGATTGCGCCGCAGCAGCTGCAATGGCCGTGGGAGGCGGGGCGTCGCCTCGGCGCGATGTGGCAGCGCATCTGGCATGCCCCCGAGGACGCGACTACGGCAGACACGCAGACGCCGCGACCGGGGACGGACGCGACGACGCATTGA
- a CDS encoding PepSY-associated TM helix domain-containing protein, with the protein MDTAVTRPATSAPPRRRVRGVLSWLHLWAGLTAGLVFALASLAGTVLVFHVDLLKLQHPQLAQHAPVADGRVLAQLIERWAPEGMRSLDLPREELPVWQAYFQDGHRQYFAPEDGALLLYRSHHDDVLLWLHEWHVDLLGGKTGREVWGVIGVISLAMILIGLYLWWPKGGRYLAQLKVHAGPPVRRWLTWHRSSGVILLPLLLLATVTGVGMVYSKAFQKALTATFGGKNVKEPELPANTAPIDWTKAIAQARAVLPDARLARVSVPDPDEGVVSFRAQANGEWHPVGRSTVSLSRDGRVVQSFDATTHKLGMRMSQAFYPLHVGAVGGSAMKWATAFIGLLPMFLLVTGFLFWRRRRGKR; encoded by the coding sequence ATGGACACCGCCGTGACCCGTCCCGCCACGTCCGCGCCGCCCAGGCGGCGCGTGCGTGGTGTGCTGTCGTGGCTGCACCTGTGGGCCGGGCTCACCGCGGGCCTGGTCTTCGCGCTCGCCTCGCTTGCGGGCACGGTACTGGTGTTCCATGTCGACCTGCTGAAGCTGCAACATCCCCAGCTCGCCCAGCACGCACCCGTCGCCGACGGCCGCGTGCTGGCGCAACTCATCGAACGCTGGGCGCCGGAAGGCATGCGCTCGCTCGACCTTCCGCGCGAGGAGTTGCCGGTCTGGCAGGCGTATTTCCAGGATGGCCACCGCCAGTACTTCGCGCCGGAAGACGGCGCGCTGCTGCTCTACCGCAGCCATCACGACGACGTGCTGCTGTGGCTGCACGAGTGGCACGTCGATCTGCTGGGCGGCAAGACCGGTCGCGAAGTGTGGGGTGTGATCGGCGTGATCTCGCTGGCGATGATCCTGATCGGCCTCTACCTGTGGTGGCCGAAAGGTGGGCGCTATCTCGCGCAGTTGAAGGTGCACGCCGGCCCGCCCGTTCGACGCTGGCTGACGTGGCACCGAAGCAGCGGCGTGATCCTGCTTCCGCTGCTGCTGCTGGCGACGGTGACCGGCGTGGGCATGGTGTATTCGAAGGCGTTCCAGAAAGCGCTCACCGCCACGTTCGGCGGCAAGAACGTGAAGGAGCCCGAGCTGCCTGCGAACACCGCGCCGATCGACTGGACCAAGGCGATCGCACAGGCACGCGCCGTGCTTCCCGATGCCCGACTGGCGCGCGTCTCGGTGCCGGATCCCGACGAAGGCGTGGTCTCGTTCCGCGCACAGGCGAACGGTGAGTGGCATCCCGTCGGGCGCAGCACGGTGTCGCTGTCGCGCGACGGCCGCGTCGTACAGTCCTTCGATGCGACCACGCACAAGCTCGGCATGCGCATGAGCCAGGCGTTCTATCCGCTGCACGTCGGCGCCGTCGGCGGGTCGGCGATGAAGTGGGCGACCGCGTTCATCGGCCTGTTGCCGATGTTCCTGCTGGTCACGGGCTTCCTGTTCTGGCGCCGCCGCCGCGGGAAACGCTGA
- a CDS encoding GGDEF domain-containing protein, producing MLEIGAGGELMVARLRVVIAAMLLVLPVANALGGGSVKDTMVGLGGAIVINIFAHLWLALARRRRLFRWLPFASSAFDVTATTVLLLLLASDHLPAGVNNLTAWCGYVVAIVLTAPRSDGRIALFAGALAIGQYSLLVLWVFASASSPEQLISSDYGAITVASQLQRMLLLVIFTLITAMVVYRMQRLVEMSGTDGLTRLPNRTWLMYRVPRLFDSVRHDGDSLTLALIDLDHFKRINDAHGHHAGDRALRHVVAVLRELAEPGEWLVRIGGEEFVLLLRKPIGTAWERVDAIRRALGERPFEPERGADNVALSFSAGLAGFPHEGSDLSRLLRRADGRLQQAKLQGRNRVVARDT from the coding sequence TGGTCGCGCGCCTGCGCGTGGTCATCGCCGCGATGCTGCTGGTCCTGCCGGTGGCAAACGCGCTCGGCGGCGGCAGCGTGAAGGACACCATGGTCGGCCTGGGCGGCGCGATCGTGATCAACATCTTCGCCCACCTGTGGCTGGCGCTGGCGCGGCGGCGGCGGTTGTTCCGCTGGCTGCCGTTCGCGTCGTCGGCGTTCGACGTCACCGCCACGACGGTGCTGCTGCTTCTGCTCGCCTCCGACCACCTGCCCGCCGGCGTGAACAACCTCACCGCCTGGTGCGGCTACGTGGTGGCGATCGTGCTGACCGCGCCGCGCAGCGACGGCCGCATCGCCCTGTTCGCCGGCGCGCTGGCGATCGGCCAGTACAGCCTGCTGGTGCTGTGGGTGTTCGCTTCGGCCAGTTCCCCGGAGCAGCTCATTTCCAGCGACTACGGCGCGATCACCGTGGCCAGCCAGTTGCAGCGCATGCTGCTGCTGGTGATCTTCACCCTGATCACGGCGATGGTCGTCTACCGGATGCAGCGGCTGGTGGAGATGTCCGGCACCGACGGTCTGACCCGCCTGCCCAACCGCACGTGGCTGATGTACCGCGTGCCGCGCCTGTTCGACAGCGTGCGCCACGACGGCGACAGCCTGACCCTGGCGCTGATCGACCTGGACCACTTCAAGCGCATCAACGACGCCCACGGCCACCACGCCGGCGACCGCGCCCTGCGCCACGTCGTCGCCGTGCTGCGCGAGCTGGCCGAGCCGGGCGAATGGCTGGTGCGCATCGGCGGCGAGGAGTTCGTCCTGCTGCTGCGCAAGCCGATCGGGACGGCCTGGGAGCGCGTGGACGCGATCCGCCGCGCCCTGGGCGAGCGGCCGTTCGAGCCCGAGCGCGGAGCGGACAATGTGGCACTGAGCTTCAGCGCCGGCCTGGCCGGCTTCCCGCACGAGGGCTCGGACCTCTCGCGTCTGTTGCGCCGGGCCGACGGCCGCCTCCAGCAGGCCAAGCTGCAGGGCCGAAACCGGGTCGTGGCGCGGGATACCTGA
- a CDS encoding UDP-2,3-diacylglucosamine diphosphatase, with the protein MTSMPTALPPRRRAVFVSDVHLGSKHCHAAELADFLSGLRCDRLYLVGDIVDLWWMAQRRARWDAAHNRVVEALHALRRAGTEIVYVPGNHDRPIRRFCGLALPRMSVRRRAIHVTADGRRLLVTHGDDYDGITHFGGLQEQFGDWLYYRILTGNQWLNRVRRLAGRRYWSLSEFLKRRSGAAERYIERFVTAGLDDARRRGLDGIICGHIHRASLVQRDGLIYANDGDWVESLSALVEEPDGTLRLLSHAGETLAYVEPRRPEPVPRTERPQAA; encoded by the coding sequence ATGACGTCGATGCCGACCGCGCTGCCGCCGCGCCGACGCGCGGTCTTCGTGTCCGACGTCCACCTGGGTTCCAAACATTGCCACGCGGCCGAGCTGGCGGATTTCCTTTCCGGGTTGCGCTGCGATCGCCTGTACCTGGTCGGCGACATCGTCGACCTGTGGTGGATGGCGCAGCGGCGCGCGCGCTGGGATGCCGCGCACAATCGCGTGGTGGAGGCCCTGCACGCGTTGCGTCGTGCCGGTACGGAGATCGTCTACGTGCCGGGCAACCACGACCGTCCGATCCGCCGCTTCTGCGGCCTTGCCTTGCCGCGCATGAGCGTGCGTCGTCGCGCGATCCACGTCACCGCTGACGGACGCCGCCTGCTCGTCACGCACGGCGACGATTACGACGGCATCACCCACTTCGGCGGATTGCAGGAGCAGTTCGGCGACTGGCTGTACTACCGCATCCTCACCGGCAACCAGTGGCTAAACCGGGTTCGTCGACTCGCGGGTCGTCGTTACTGGTCCTTGTCGGAATTCCTCAAGCGCCGCAGCGGCGCGGCCGAGCGCTACATCGAACGCTTCGTCACCGCCGGATTGGACGATGCGCGGCGGCGTGGGCTGGACGGCATCATCTGCGGCCACATCCATCGCGCATCACTGGTGCAACGCGACGGCCTGATCTACGCCAACGACGGCGACTGGGTCGAAAGCCTCAGCGCGCTGGTCGAAGAACCCGACGGCACGCTACGGCTGCTGTCGCACGCCGGCGAAACCCTTGCATACGTCGAACCGCGCCGGCCCGAGCCGGTGCCGCGGACCGAACGGCCGCAGGCGGCCTGA